In the genome of Microcoleus vaginatus PCC 9802, the window GAAATAACCCTCGCCCGCGGCACCAAAACCAGAACCCGGAGTTCCCACCACATTGCAAGTTTCCAGCAACTTCTGAAAGAAATCCCAACTCGACAAACCGTGAGGCGTTTTCACCCACACATAAGGTGCATTTTCGCCACCAAAAACCTCGATTCCCGCCGCTGTCAATTTCTCGCGAATAATCGCAGCATTTTCCAGGTAAAAATTGACTAATGCCTGAATCTGTGCCTTGCCAGCCTCCGAATAAACCGCCTCAGCACCGCGCTGCACGATGTAAGAAACACCGTTAAACTTAGTAGATTGGCGGCGGTTCCACAGCTTCCAAATTTCGACATCGGAACCATCTGCTGCTTTTCCAGTCAACGTCTTCGGTACAACTGTCAGCGCGCAGCGAGTACCCGTGAAACCAGCATTCTTGGAAAAAGAACGAAATTCGATCGCACAATCCCGCGCCCCTTCAATTTCGTAGATAGAATGCGGTAAACTCGGATCGGTAATATACGCTTCGTAAGCCGCATCGAAGAAAATAATCGAACCGTTAGCTTTAGCATAATTTACCCAAGCTTGCAAGTGTTCCTTGGTTGCAGTTGCCCCTGTCGGGTTATTCGGAAAACACAAGTAAATTAAATCGACTTTTTTGTCGGTGGGAATTTCCGCAGTAAAATTGTTTTCTGCTGTAATTGGCAGGTAAACTAAGCCGCCGTATTCGCCATTTTCGTTGGCATCTCCCGTGTGTCCAGCCATCACGTTAGTGTCTACATACACCGGATAAACTGGATCGGTAACTGCGATCGTGTTATTGTTGCCAAAGATATCGAGAATATTGCCACAATCGCACTTAGAACCATCCGAAATAAAGATTTCCGAAGCATCAACATCGCATCCCCGCGACTTAAAATCGTGCTCGGCAATTTTCTCCCGCAGCCACTCATAACCTTGTTCCGGGCCGTATCCTTTAAAGGTATCCCGCGAGCCCATATCTTCCACCGCCTTCACCATCGCCTCCCGGCAAGCTTCCGGTAGTGGTTCAGTCACGTCGCCAATCCCCAGCCGGATGATGGGCGCTTCGGGATTCGCCTCCGCAAAGGCTTTCACCCTGCGCCCAATCTCGGGAAACAGGTAGCCGGCTTTGAGTTTGAGGTAGTTGTCGTTGATAGTTGCCATAGTTCGATCGCTACAAATGTCGTAGAATAGCTTACTCCCAATTGTCTCTCTCAAGCAGGAGCAAGTTCGGCAACCAGCAGTGTAGGGGATTTAAGGGATGTAACCGATGGATGTTCGGCCAAGACAAAGATTTTCCCCACTCGCACACTCGAATACTCTGCCAATCCGCCATTACAAGCAATCTGCCTAGTTGCTCGCCAGCCATTGACCAAAAAATCAAATCTGCTTGTATAATCAGAATAGTAGGCAGCGCAGAAACAATTATGGACGAGATCGAGTACGCCAAACTCTATCAAGAACTGGCCGCAATTCTGGATGAGTTGAATTTGGGTTGGGTAGTTCAACAAGTAGCGGATACTGTAGAGATAGGCAAAGTAATAGAAGAGCGATCGCTCAAAAGAAAAACACCCCTGCTCAAGATAGAAGATTATACCGCAAAAGAACAACTTTTGCTGTTAATTGATGCTGTCGAGCAAGCGACTGTGAACACTTCCGAAATGGAAGACGAAATTGCTTATTTCTTGAAAGTAGAATCAGAAACCTCTCCCCTCGGCACAAAAATTACATTTGCGAATTCAGGTGCAGAAACAGCCCAAACAATCGAGTTTACTTCCAGCGTCACAGCCCCCCGTCACAAACAGGCGATCGCCCTCAAGCACTTGCTGGAAAAACTGCCTGCCGGGCCCAGCAACTACGCCATCAATTCCGAAATTAAAAGCAAATTAAAAAGCTCGATCGATCCAGATTTCAACGGACTGGCAGAACAAGCCATAATTTTTGACGCTTACCTATTCACCATCCTGCTCAAAGCAGTTGCGAATGAAGGCGGCAATATTTATTATAACAATGTTTTAGACGACGAAACACCGAAATATTTAACATTTAGAAAAACAGCGGGAAAAATCCACGGAACTGCACATCCATACACTCATGCTGTCGTGGAATTTCCCGACAAACCAGCCCTAGAAGTTCACCTAGGAGTAAAAGTACAAGGTAGAGCCGGAGTTCTGCACAACTGTAACGTTTTAATTTTGTACCAAAAAGAAGCGAATATCTGCCGCTTGCTCAACCGCGAGCCCCGGCACTCGCAAGTAATTTTAGCAGTAAAATCTCAGCACTGCACCTCAGAACTTAAACTAGAAATGGCTGGTGCTTTTATCGGCTTAGCCTCAGACATTCGCTACGAAGGCGGCAGCTATTTCATTTCTAACAGTTACTCCCAACCCATAGCAAAACTGCTAACTACCGCTCGCAAAAAATGGGAACTCAACATTTTTCCTAGAGCCACAAACGATGTCCACCGGCTGATGTACTCGTTTCAAACTATCTTTAAAGACTTTAAGGCCAGAAACTGATTCAGTTAATATCATTTCACCAAAGTCTTGCTACATTTTTTGTGTGGGGTTTCGTTCCACGGGTCTAACCTACTGGCTGATTAAAAAAAAAACTGTTTTTCCGGTAGGGCTGGGAGGGCTAAATTCGAGTTTCCTAGATTGGCCCGGTTATATGTATCGGCTAATGTATCTGTTACATGAGCCAAGAAAATAATCTATCATGTTGCGAGCACCCGAACCTTACGAATAATGTTTAAGAAAGATAAATCTTCCCTGCTGTTTACGATCGGAGCCGCCACACTTCTGATCGGTTTAGGCTTTGTCACCTACTACCTCGTCATCTCCCGTGGGCCCGCCAAAGATTTGCCGGCGGGGGCAACGGTTGTCCCGCAAGATACGATGATGGCCCTCTCCATCAGCACCGATGAATCGCAGTGGAATAGACTGCGAGAGTTTGGCACGCCCGAGTCAAAAGCTTCGTTTGAGAGGTTTTTAAGCGAAATGCGCGATCGCCTCCTCACAAGCAACGGCTACGCCTACCAGCAAGACATTCAACCCTGGGTGGGTAACACAGCAATGGTAGCCTTTCTCCGCAACAAAATAGCTATACCAGCCCCCTCGCCGGCACCCAACGCGCCCCCATCTCCGCCAATTCAACAGTCAGTAGCAATTATCCTGCCAATTGCCAACCCGGTCAAAGCCAAAGAATTATTAACAAAACCCAGACCCCTCAGCCAAGGCAAAATAGTTGAGCGTAATTATAAAGGCGTGCAAGTCACAGAAACTAAAGGCGTACCCGATCGCAATTTCTCCGTCGCGGTATTGGGAACCAAGTATCTAGCAGTCACCACAGATCCTAGCGCTACAGACAGAATAATCGACACCTACAAAGGCGAACCTTCCCTAGCAAAAACCCCTGGCTATGCAGACGCCATAGACAAAATAAAAAGTCCGGGCGCCTTCGGTCAAATCTACGTCAATATGCCCGTTGCCGCCGCCTATGCCGCCGCCAACTCAGCCCGTGAAATTTCGCCAGAAAACCTCGAAAAACTGCAACAAAATCAGGGATTTGCCACCACAGCGACGCTCGATCCAGAAGGGATTGGATTCAAATCAGTCTCTTGGCTAAAACCAGATTCTACCAGAAGGATAGCAGTAGAAAACAATGCTCTAAAAATGGTTAACCGCCTGCCAAACAATACAATAATGATGGTATCCGGCGGCAACTTGCAGCGTTTGTGGCAAGACTACGTATTGGGAGCCGAGGCAAACCCGATTTCCCCGATTAATCCCCAAGTTTTACGCACAGGTTTAAAATCCACTACCGGCATGGATTTAGATAAAGACTTGATGAACTGGATGGCGGGAGAATTTTCTCTATCATTAATACCAGCGCCCGCCCAGAATCCCAGAGACAAATTTGCTGCCGGGTTTGTATTTATGGTGGAAACAAACAACCAGGGCGCCGCCAACAAATCCCTGAAACAGCTTGATGAAACGATGAAAATGAAAGGGTTTAGAGTGGAGGAAATTCAAGTCGGCGGCAAACCGGCGATTAAATGGACATCGCCGTTTGGAGGGATTACGGTAACTCGCGGTTGGATGAACGATGTAGCATTTATGACAGTAGGAGCTCCCATAGTTGATGCGATCGTTCCGGCACCGAAAAGTCCGCTTTTAAGCAGCGAACTGTTCCAGAAAACTGTACGATCGCAACTTAAACCCCACAACGGCAATTTCTTCATCGACATCGAGAGTGCGTTTAACCCGAAAAACCTAGCTTTACCGGAGTTTCCTCCCAGCCAAAAAATGTGGATAGACGCCACGCGGTCGATCGGCGTTACAGCGGCCGTCATTGGCGATCGTACCACCCGTTATGACGCTTTTGTCGGTCTCAAAAAATCCACCCAATCCACTCCTTCACCGCGCCCTGCTTCACCGCGTCCTGCTTCACCGCGCCCTGCTTCTCCCAGTCCCTCGCCCACTGTCCAAACTTCACCCAATTAACTCCTAAATCCTTCCACAAATCCGCCTGCACACCCCCTTAAACACCAACAGGGCGATCGATTAAAACCGAAAAGCAGCCGAGCGAAATCGGCAATAGTGCAGTTGACTACAAGAGGGCAATAGAGCGGGATTTAAGTAGTTTTACTTCACAAAACCTCACACAAAAAAACCCAAAAACCCGGTTTTTTATTTAAATAAACCGGGTTCCTGAACACCCTAACAATTTAAATTACTGAAGAAAAATTTAGAATTCAGGAGCCAGAATCCAGAAGGGATTCTGTGCGACAGGATGGAGAATCGAGGTTTAAAGCCCCCGATTTTAATCGTGGGTCACAAAAAAATATTTCCGTGACCGTTAACCCTCACTTCAGGCATGGGGTATTCTGAATTCAGAATTCTGTCTTCTGACCCCTTCTCATTTCTTCTTTTCATAATTTTAATTTTTGGCAAGTGTATAGTATTTTTTGTTTTGTATAAAATATTTTGGGATGTTTCCGGGTCAGTCTTGGAGGCAGAAACCTAGTTTTTGAACCCCGATACTTCCTTCATACTCTCAATAATAGTTAAAAAACCCGGTTTTTAGGGGTGGGAGTGCCTCTAGGAAGGTCGTTTTTGTTTTTTTTAATATGTCATGCGGAAGAGACAGATCCGATGCCTTTCGAGTTATATTGAGATTGTGGAAAAGATACGCTGAGAAAATTGCAAAAGCAGAGGCAAATTCTACCCATTGACTCCTGAATGCACTGGCAGTCAGAAACCCGGTTGCTTCCTAAATATAGCGTCTTCAACCGTTCCGAACAACCTATGGAGATCGTGGCATTCCTAGTCAGCACCTGTACAACATCGGAACGTGCAGTCAAGCCTCTTAACTGACTACGTTCATCGATGACACTGTGATCTAAATGCCCGCCTTTTGCACTGTCGAAGGCGATTAAGGAACGAGTGGACAGGTTTATAGCTAAGCGTATCGCTTTCCTAACAAGGGAACGTGAACATTGACGATGCAAACCTTACTTAGCAATAAGACCACCAGAATAGCTCACAAATACCCCCTGTAAAAATGAGGGGTAGCTTTCCAATCTTCTACGCAAATTGACCAGACACAGCACAGATGTGCAGATATTTAGTGACACAGCCGTCAACCAACTTTTTTCTACCAAGTCGGTTTCTTTACCTCATTTCTGTGATTTATATTTATTTTACCCATTAAAAACACATGAAAACCGTCACAAATATTCAAAAAAAGTCTAAATTCCTCTCAAAAGCCAGAATAAGCAAACTGACAGTTGCTCTGCAAATAGTCTTAATAAATATTTACTTTTTGCAAGCAAAAGCCGAAGCTCAAACAATTGTTCCAGCGGCGGACGCAACAGGCACTACCGTCACTCCCGCAGCCCAAAACGGAACTCCTGGGCAGCCAAGTCGCTTCGATATTCAAGGCGGAAAATTATCGAGCGATCAACAAAATCTTTTCCACAGCTTTAAAGAATTCGGCTTGTCGGAAAATCAGATTGCCAACTTTATATCAAACCCCAACATTCGCAACATTTTAGCGGGCATAGGCGGCGGCAACCCCTCGATTATTAACGGCTTAATTCAAGTAACCGGCGGCAATTCTAACTTGTTTCTGATGAATCCATCCGGCATCATATTTGGCAACAGTGCTAGTTTAAACGTGCCGGCCTCTTTCACAGCAACCACCGCCACCGCTATTGGATTTGGTGGTTCAAACTCGTTTAACGCCAACGGTAGTAGCACTTACACATCTCTGACAGGCGCGCCGAATTCCTTTACTTTTGGAGCCGATCAAGCAGGGGCAATTATCAGCACGGCAGACTTAGCAGTCAAGTCAGGGCAGAACTTAACCTTGCTCGGCGGTACCGTTGTCAGCACAGGCAGCCTTTCTGCCCCAGACGGTCAAATTACCGTAGCCTCAGTTTTGGGGACAAATTTAGTGCGCGTCAGCCAGCGAGGCAATTTGCTGAGTTTAGAAATCGAGCCGCCCTCAGCGACTAGCAGCACTGAAACAGCGGTAACAGCTTCGGCATTGCCGATCGCATTATTGCCCGAACTGCTCACAGGCATCGGTGAAACAAACGCTACAGGCCTCAGCGTCAATGCCAGCGGTGAAGTGGTACTCACGGCCTCTAACCGAGCAGTAGCTGCGGGGGACGTGGCACTAAAAGATGCAAACGCTCGGGCGATCGACATTCAAGCAGCCAACAGCATTGCAGTCAGCGGAAACCTGACAAGTTCCCAAGGCGGTGCGATCGCCCTAGAAGCTAGTGGTGATATTAGCACTGTCGATATTGACTCCCAATCCGACACCACCGCAGGCGGCAACATCACCGTCACCAGCAGTACAGGAAAAGTAGAAACAGGCAATCTCAACGCAAGCTCGAACGACAAAAACAGCAACGCCGGAGACGTTAGTATTGCAGCACCCTCAAGCAGCATTCAAACAGGGTTCATAGACGCCAACTCCGAAGAAAAACAAGGTGGCGAAGTCACCCTCAACGCCCGCAACGATATCCAAGTAACCCATATCAACACCGAAGGCCGAACAGGCGGAGGAGATATTGACATTACAGCCGGCGGTAATTTCCGAGCTACAGGCACTTTCACAAACGATAACAACTGCTTGTCGCAAGCTTGCAGCATTTCCGCATCCACGACTGGTAGCGCTAATGGTGGAGATATCACCATTCGCCACGGCGGCGAAGCCTCGAACACTCCTTTCGCCGTCGGGCCAGACTATAACAGAGTCAACGGTACTGCTGGCAGCATTGCCACTGGGGGTCCAAAGAAGGAAAATGTGATTACACAGGGAAGTTATTTCAGCCCCGGCCCTCAGATAGTACAGCCGACTCAAATTAACATTACGGCTTCTTCAGTATCGCCAGCACCAACAGCAGCACCAACAGCAGCACCAACAGCAGCACCGACACCAGCGCCAACAGCAGCACCGACACCAGCACCAACACCAGCACCGACGCCAGCACCAACACCAGCACCGACGCCAGCACCGACACCAGCGCCAGCACCAGCACCAGCGCCGGCACCAGCACCAGCGCCGGCACCAGCGCCAGCACCAGCGCCCGCGCCAGCACCAGCACCAACACCAGCACCGACACCCGCACCAGCGCCCGCACCCGCGCCCGCGCCCGCGCCCGCGCCCGCACCCGCGCCCGCGCCCGCACCCGCACCTATCTTTGCACCTGTACCACCGCCGGCACCAGCACCAGCACCCACACCCGCACCAGCGCCGACTCCCCCACAAGCATCCCTACCAGCACCAGCGCCAGCACCAGCACCAGCGCCCGCACCCGCTCCTGAACCAGCGCCAGCACCAGCACCAGCACCCGCTCCTGAACCAGCACCAGCATCCCTACCAGCACCAGCACCCGCTCCTGAACCAGCACCAGCACCAGCACCCGCTCCTGAACCAGCACCAGCACCAGCACCCGCTCCTGAACCAGCGCCAGCATCCCTACCAGCACCAGCACCCGCTCCTGAACCAGCACCAGCACCAGCACCCGCTCCTGAACCAGCGCCAGCACCAGCACCCGCTCCTGAACCAGCGCCAGCACCAGCACCAGCACCCGCTCCTGAACCAGCACCAGCGCCAGCGCCAGCGCCAGCACCGGTCTCAAATTTGCCACCAGCACCGACTATTACTCAAAATCCAGCGGCGGTCTCAAATTTGCCACCAGCGCCGACTATTACTCAAAATCCAGCGTCGGTTTCAAATTTGACACCAGCGCCGACTATTACTCAAAATCCAGCGTCGGTCTCAAATTTGACACCAGCGCCGACTATTACTCAAAATCCAGCGTCGGTCTCAAATTTGCCACCAGCGCCGACTATTACTCAAAATCCAGCGTCGGTTTCAAATTTGACACCAGCGCCGACTATTACTCAAAATCCAGCGTCGGTCTCAAATTTGCCACCAGCACCGACTATTACTCAAAATCCAGCGGCGGTCTCAAATTTGCCACCAGCACCGACTATTACTCAAAATCCAGTGGTTGCGCCTGCTGCTGCGCCGATAAATCTCGCACCGATACCGACACCGGAGATCGCACCCAACCAGCCGCCCAGCACAAATCGTTTATTTTCCGCCAGCTTGCAACAGCAAAACCAGATATCTAATTCCTTGCAACAGCGCAATTCACCTCCCACGTCTCCGAATCTTGAGGCTTCCAAGTTGCCCACCAACGTCGGCGCCGTTATTTTTCCCGTCGAGGAGAGATTTACCAGTGAGTTTGTCGATTACCTAAATTTGCCATCAACAACTGCGATCGCCACCCTAGAAGATGCCCAAAATACCCTTCGCGGTGTCCAACAAGCCACAGGCATCAAACCAGCTCTCATTTATATCAGCTTTGTACCCAGGGGTTCTACAGTCGAGCGGCCTTACAGCAGTTCGTCCATCTTGCGCGTAGAACAGCAAATTCAAGCCTCTGACGAACTGGAAATGATGGTGATCACCCCGGAAGGTGTGCCCGTTCGCCAGCGCATCCCTGGAACCTCTCGCGCCCAGGTAATGGAAGCTGTTCGGAAATTTCGCGATGAACTGACTAATCCGGTAAAGCGCAACACTAAAAGTTATTTGCCCTTGGCTCAGCAACTCTACCAGTGGATGCTAGCGCCGCTCGAAGCAGAACTCCAAGCCAAAGGCATTGAGAATTTATCTTTTATCTC includes:
- a CDS encoding LL-diaminopimelate aminotransferase, whose protein sequence is MATINDNYLKLKAGYLFPEIGRRVKAFAEANPEAPIIRLGIGDVTEPLPEACREAMVKAVEDMGSRDTFKGYGPEQGYEWLREKIAEHDFKSRGCDVDASEIFISDGSKCDCGNILDIFGNNNTIAVTDPVYPVYVDTNVMAGHTGDANENGEYGGLVYLPITAENNFTAEIPTDKKVDLIYLCFPNNPTGATATKEHLQAWVNYAKANGSIIFFDAAYEAYITDPSLPHSIYEIEGARDCAIEFRSFSKNAGFTGTRCALTVVPKTLTGKAADGSDVEIWKLWNRRQSTKFNGVSYIVQRGAEAVYSEAGKAQIQALVNFYLENAAIIREKLTAAGIEVFGGENAPYVWVKTPHGLSSWDFFQKLLETCNVVGTPGSGFGAAGEGYFRISAFNSRENVEEAMRRIVEKFKV
- a CDS encoding DUF3352 domain-containing protein; translation: MFKKDKSSLLFTIGAATLLIGLGFVTYYLVISRGPAKDLPAGATVVPQDTMMALSISTDESQWNRLREFGTPESKASFERFLSEMRDRLLTSNGYAYQQDIQPWVGNTAMVAFLRNKIAIPAPSPAPNAPPSPPIQQSVAIILPIANPVKAKELLTKPRPLSQGKIVERNYKGVQVTETKGVPDRNFSVAVLGTKYLAVTTDPSATDRIIDTYKGEPSLAKTPGYADAIDKIKSPGAFGQIYVNMPVAAAYAAANSAREISPENLEKLQQNQGFATTATLDPEGIGFKSVSWLKPDSTRRIAVENNALKMVNRLPNNTIMMVSGGNLQRLWQDYVLGAEANPISPINPQVLRTGLKSTTGMDLDKDLMNWMAGEFSLSLIPAPAQNPRDKFAAGFVFMVETNNQGAANKSLKQLDETMKMKGFRVEEIQVGGKPAIKWTSPFGGITVTRGWMNDVAFMTVGAPIVDAIVPAPKSPLLSSELFQKTVRSQLKPHNGNFFIDIESAFNPKNLALPEFPPSQKMWIDATRSIGVTAAVIGDRTTRYDAFVGLKKSTQSTPSPRPASPRPASPRPASPSPSPTVQTSPN
- a CDS encoding CHAT domain-containing protein produces the protein MKTVTNIQKKSKFLSKARISKLTVALQIVLINIYFLQAKAEAQTIVPAADATGTTVTPAAQNGTPGQPSRFDIQGGKLSSDQQNLFHSFKEFGLSENQIANFISNPNIRNILAGIGGGNPSIINGLIQVTGGNSNLFLMNPSGIIFGNSASLNVPASFTATTATAIGFGGSNSFNANGSSTYTSLTGAPNSFTFGADQAGAIISTADLAVKSGQNLTLLGGTVVSTGSLSAPDGQITVASVLGTNLVRVSQRGNLLSLEIEPPSATSSTETAVTASALPIALLPELLTGIGETNATGLSVNASGEVVLTASNRAVAAGDVALKDANARAIDIQAANSIAVSGNLTSSQGGAIALEASGDISTVDIDSQSDTTAGGNITVTSSTGKVETGNLNASSNDKNSNAGDVSIAAPSSSIQTGFIDANSEEKQGGEVTLNARNDIQVTHINTEGRTGGGDIDITAGGNFRATGTFTNDNNCLSQACSISASTTGSANGGDITIRHGGEASNTPFAVGPDYNRVNGTAGSIATGGPKKENVITQGSYFSPGPQIVQPTQINITASSVSPAPTAAPTAAPTAAPTPAPTAAPTPAPTPAPTPAPTPAPTPAPTPAPAPAPAPAPAPAPAPAPAPAPAPAPAPTPAPTPAPAPAPAPAPAPAPAPAPAPAPAPIFAPVPPPAPAPAPTPAPAPTPPQASLPAPAPAPAPAPAPAPEPAPAPAPAPAPEPAPASLPAPAPAPEPAPAPAPAPEPAPAPAPAPEPAPASLPAPAPAPEPAPAPAPAPEPAPAPAPAPEPAPAPAPAPAPEPAPAPAPAPAPVSNLPPAPTITQNPAAVSNLPPAPTITQNPASVSNLTPAPTITQNPASVSNLTPAPTITQNPASVSNLPPAPTITQNPASVSNLTPAPTITQNPASVSNLPPAPTITQNPAAVSNLPPAPTITQNPVVAPAAAPINLAPIPTPEIAPNQPPSTNRLFSASLQQQNQISNSLQQRNSPPTSPNLEASKLPTNVGAVIFPVEERFTSEFVDYLNLPSTTAIATLEDAQNTLRGVQQATGIKPALIYISFVPRGSTVERPYSSSSILRVEQQIQASDELEMMVITPEGVPVRQRIPGTSRAQVMEAVRKFRDELTNPVKRNTKSYLPLAQQLYQWMLAPLEAELQAKGIENLSFISDRGLRSIPMGALHDGKGFLVERYSVGSMPSLSLTDSSPANFKNTQVLAMGASQFPDMSPLPAVEIEVSTITPQQWPGKSFLNEAFTLANLKSQRQQQPFGMIHLATHAEFRSGDPSESFIQLWETKLRLDQLRQMNWHSPQVEMLVLSACRTAVGDREAELGFGGLAVQAGVKSAMATLWYVSDEGSLGLMSEFYAQLKTAPIKAEALRQAQLAMLRQEVRIEGGMLHTSGGNLPLPPELAKVGSQNFSHPYYWSAFRMIGNPW